The DNA region TGTGAGGCCTGCATCCACCACAGCTTTGTGCATGGCCTTGAGTGTATCAAAATCAGGCGCTGCAATGTAAACCACGAAGGGCATGAACTCTGCTGTCTTCAGTACCTTCAAAGCCTGGAGAGGACAATCGAGCAGAAACATGTTTACGTTCATCTACAGCACATTCACTGTGACGTTCTGTGTGGTTCCCTCCCTCCTGCCGACTATTTGCCAGTCCTTTTGAGGCGCCATTCTTTGGTCCGTACCTGGGGGTTAACGTCCAGGATGCAGGTGCGTCCCGCGGCGACGACCTCGTGTATGGAGTCGATTTTTGTGCCATACATGTTGCCGTCGTACTCGCCGTGTTCCAGGAAGCGACCGGCCTTCACGTCCGCCTCCATGTCTGTCCGCGAGGTAAAGTGGTAGGTGTTGCCGTTTAGCTCCTCGTCACGGGGCCTCCGTGATGTAtctgaatgtgaaaaaaaaaagcatagctttgaatatttaatatttttttaattacaggccctttaacttttttttttttttttacccctccagggggtcttttgtgggctctagtgtcccttatgtgatagtgggctgacagggaacagggaaggagaggggggaagacatgcggcaaatgttgtcgggtccgggagtcgaacccgcgacggccgcgtcgaggactgaaggcctccaaatacgggtcgcgctaacccctacaccaccacggcacgcccgccctttaacttttttatatttggacTTCGGCAGCCAACTTTTGGTGCATTCGTTGCTCTAggtactttgtattttttggaaatgtttggcCGTACTTTGTAAAGTAGCTCCTTCTCATTCGAATGCATCTATGAACATCAAGTTTAAATTCTTTGCTGTAGctctaatactttttcatcacaCATAGCATTCAGTCAGAATAGAAGATTACACCTTAAAATTTCAGGGAGTTTGAATACCTTGCAAGACACTGAGTAGGAGAACAGGACTATTACGTACATGGTATAGTGGTGCCAAAGCGTGTGGGCTGGAGGACCATCAGTCTGTTCTTCAGGCTGCGGCGGCCCACCCCCTGAGCACCAATCAGGACTAGTGTCTTTCTCTGGAACGGAGGGACTTTGGCTACTTCCTCATAGATCTGCAACTCGTGCCTGTCGAactctgttagaaaacattttaaagtttgagaaaACGGAAATAGAAACAACAATTGTAAACCAGCACTGAGAAGAATATATTTTAACCTGCATTCTTGGCTGTTAAGTacatcatcttcttcttttttttccctgctaaGGTGCCGCAGAGAATTCCTAAAAATGAAAGAGaaggaacatttatttatttgtacatatttgcaATTGCAGCTATTGGCCACATGGGGGCAGGCATGGAACGTTTTCTGAGTGTTGATGGCATTTGTGGTAGATTTGCTTCAGGTCTGTGAATTTGGTTCTAGTAGACTTAActaatattaatgtattaaGTGTAGCtttcacattttgatgtgtCACATGTGTTACCAGTTATAAGTTTACATAAATTCACCATCAGCATGAATATCTTAGAAATTTAGggcttttttttgtacaaattactttctaaaaaaaagttaaatctcTCTTACGAGGTTAAAGAGGATAATTCTGCATGGATATTGGGCCGATCTTCTCGTCAGAACTTGTAGAGTCTGGTTTTCTGGCACAAACCCAGCTTTTAAGTGCAGACCACAGATTATCAGTGGGGCTGAAGTTTAATGTTAGCATGCTACCCATTCCCAAACCAATTTTGCTGTGTGTTCAGGGTCATTTAGTTGTCGGAACATCATCACCAATTTTCAACCATCATCATTGTAGGTGTTGAGGAGGGTTTAAAAAACCCGACATTGTTCTTCTCTGTTATTGTTTCCACTTCGTGTGATGAATTGGGTCTTTGACCTTCTCCAGGGAAACTTACTGTTATTGAGACAGAAAGCATTTGACTATGCAAATTTCAGTAAATCTTACAAGAGTCAACTTTGGAGTTGGTGCTTCTTTGTTAGATGGAACTCATAATCTATGTTGGTCTCCCTTTATATGGATAGTGACGGTGGTGTTCCAGCACCTTCATGTGATTATGACAGGGCTTGAGGCTTGGGGGTTTTCCTAACTAACTTCCTTTAACACGAAGTTAAATTTTTTGGGTCAGGTGGTTAAAAACCAGGCAAACAGAACAATGTCTCCAAGCACGCCAACAAGCTCCCATCTTATCTCCACTGAAAACTTGGGGACTGTGCTCAAAAGCAGGTTTGTAAATAAGGATAATGcatcattaaaatacaaaattaatatGGCATTCATGTTCACGGTGACAGCATTTTACTATAAGCAAATGGTTCATTTAGATTTAAGACCACAATTATAGGCAGGTAGGACAGAGACGAACCTGATCCATCAAAGTCTCTAGGGACAAATGCTTTTCTCTTCTCCTCCAAGAACTGACTGGGTATTAGTCCTGTGGCACCACCCACTACATGGCATGCCTGCAATGGATTACAGTGCAGCTTGAGATTTCTTTCGTCTCGTGACCTTTGAGGACACTTGACCAGAAATGACAAGTGAAAGGAAACGCTCACCTGCCACCAGTTGGGATCCTCTCTGTTGACGATCTGAAGGATGTCGCCTCGCTTGAAAGCCATTCCCGCCTCTCGACAGGGAATCAGGTTGTCACTGGCTGGATCATAGTCAAAGTACGGCCGCACATACACCTGTAGGGATCACACGTTCacttaaatctgattttgtttcAGAAGAAGATACTGATGTAAGGTAAGGCTGGAGTAAAGAAGTGACAACAGGATCTCAGAGGGGTTGTGCTGCTCTTTACGATGCACCAACAGCGGAGGCGTTTGCCAGAAAGACTAAGTGCTCTGGCTGATGTATTAGATTAAACAAGCAGCCAGAGGAAGCCATAAAGCAAGCCAGTAAAGTACACTGCTCAGCATGTGCAGAGCCACAGAGGAGGATAGCGTTTCGGTTCATGTTTCATTCACCTTTACTTCCAGTTTATTCGTCTTTAGCATAAACTGGCATGTTTAGGCATGTCAATTTATgtcaaagatgaaaaaaacatcctttttttatttttatgtcagcGACCGTGATTAACAAGAGAAAATAAGGATTTTATAACCTATTGTACTTTCCATGTGAGGGTGCATGTAACTgggtgcacgtgtgtgtgtgggggtgtacgtgcgtgtgtgtgtgtgtgtatgaggcTAAAACAGCAATTCTGACCTAGATAGCATGTTGAGTGTTATTAATAGGGCTCCCATGGTTCACATTTATGCACAGAGGATTGATGGAGGCGCCAGATCACCAGGCCGGTGCCACCACCCAACATCTGCCGCTCTTTATGCATCATTTCTTTACACCGACACTTAACACCGATTTGTTGTTCTACCTGTGGAGGTGCAGGAGCGTCCCTGTAACTGGGGAGGATCTTCAGCGTGATGCCTCCGCTGCAGTTTTTCAGCATCTCCTGCAGCTCTGTGGGGTTGTTGCCGACATCCTTGCCATTCACCTCTTTTATGATGTCACCCACGTGGAGCAGGCCTTGCCTGTCTATCATGCCGCCGTGGAGGATCCTGGCAATGACCAGGTCATCTTTTTCTACACGAAAGGTCACGCCCTGCGAGGAAGATGAATGGTTATGGAATGTATAGCCTGGGAGGCTTCCTTCCCTCTTCAACCATTCATGAACAACAGCAATAGCCGTGCGCAGGCACAAAGAAGTAGATAAAACATATCGAGTTGCCCTTCGTCTTGGCTCACCAGCGGCTCGCCGGCCTTCTTTCGAATGCCGATCATGCGGACGGCGTCGGCCTGCATGAGCGCGCTG from Xiphophorus hellerii strain 12219 chromosome 13, Xiphophorus_hellerii-4.1, whole genome shotgun sequence includes:
- the pals2b gene encoding MAGUK p55 subfamily member 6b isoform X2, coding for MVTTMDDPCRNGVQEEVMPSGQPATERPPAVQSPQGAETSGAMQQVEDTVGEGPTSTGVKDIDLLFLRGIMESPIAQEQQEDVKLEAVQDNNVELVTEILGDISNLKVKDDSATELSRILLEPHFQSLLEAHDMVASKCYEVPPPTEMANDAAVNSALMQADAVRMIGIRKKAGEPLGVTFRVEKDDLVIARILHGGMIDRQGLLHVGDIIKEVNGKDVGNNPTELQEMLKNCSGGITLKILPSYRDAPAPPQVYVRPYFDYDPASDNLIPCREAGMAFKRGDILQIVNREDPNWWQACHVVGGATGLIPSQFLEEKRKAFVPRDFDGSGILCGTLAGKKKKKMMYLTAKNAEFDRHELQIYEEVAKVPPFQRKTLVLIGAQGVGRRSLKNRLMVLQPTRFGTTIPYTSRRPRDEELNGNTYHFTSRTDMEADVKAGRFLEHGEYDGNMYGTKIDSIHEVVAAGRTCILDVNPQALKVLKTAEFMPFVVYIAAPDFDTLKAMHKAVVDAGLTAKQLTDVDLRKTVDESARIQRAYSHYFDLTIVNDNLDKAFETLQAAVDKLCSEPQWVPVNWVY
- the pals2b gene encoding MAGUK p55 subfamily member 6b isoform X1; this translates as MVTTMDDPCRNGVQEEVMPSGQPATERPPAVQSPQGAETSGAMQQVEDTVGEGPTSTGVKDIDLLFLRGIMESPIVRSHPQAQEQQEDVKLEAVQDNNVELVTEILGDISNLKVKDDSATELSRILLEPHFQSLLEAHDMVASKCYEVPPPTEMANDAAVNSALMQADAVRMIGIRKKAGEPLGVTFRVEKDDLVIARILHGGMIDRQGLLHVGDIIKEVNGKDVGNNPTELQEMLKNCSGGITLKILPSYRDAPAPPQVYVRPYFDYDPASDNLIPCREAGMAFKRGDILQIVNREDPNWWQACHVVGGATGLIPSQFLEEKRKAFVPRDFDGSGILCGTLAGKKKKKMMYLTAKNAEFDRHELQIYEEVAKVPPFQRKTLVLIGAQGVGRRSLKNRLMVLQPTRFGTTIPYTSRRPRDEELNGNTYHFTSRTDMEADVKAGRFLEHGEYDGNMYGTKIDSIHEVVAAGRTCILDVNPQALKVLKTAEFMPFVVYIAAPDFDTLKAMHKAVVDAGLTAKQLTDVDLRKTVDESARIQRAYSHYFDLTIVNDNLDKAFETLQAAVDKLCSEPQWVPVNWVY